GACCAGTAGCAAAATATACGACTGCATCCCTTGGCTATAGATATGAAAAAGTAAACATATATGATATAGAGAGAAGTGAAAAGGGGTCATTTCCTGGAGACCAGATAGGCGTGACACATCTTGCAGGAATCATAAGCTCAGTTGAGAGAGTTACAACAAACGATATATTTTGCCCGACAAAAGGCTCAATGAATAAATTAATTGTGGACTACGGCTCTCAGCCGCTTGGGGGTAGTTCAAGTTACGTAAAAAGCACAATAGAATCACAATGGTATGCCAGTCCCGTCAAAAACTGGATATTTATGGCAAAGATGGGAGCAGGCGCAGCATCGAAATTAGCTGGCAGCTATGTGCCGGTATATGAAAAATTTTATGTTGGCGGGCAGGGAACTGTCAGAGGATATGAAGCCGGAGAGCTTTCACCTCAATGGGGCGCAGATGTAATGTGTATTACAACTCTGGAATACAGGTATAAATTCGCAGATAATGTATTCGGCTCGCTGTTCTGGGACGCAGGATATGGATGGGAAAGGACAAAAGATATATCTTTTTCTGGTCTGGAGCAGGGCGTGGGTTTGGGTCTGGCATTTAAGTTTAATGCTGGACAGATAAGGGTTGATTACGCTTTCCCGGCAGACAAAATTGGAGAAAATGGAGAACTGTATTTCACTATTGGAGGAGAGTTTTAAAATTATGAAAAAGAAAATATTGTTTTTAGTGAGTGTTTTTGTATGCGCGGCTTTTTTGTCGCCCATGTGTTCAGATACAGCCTGTGGCGATGAACAGGAAAGCAGAGACTTGAAGGAACAGATCGAGCTGTTAAAGAAAAAGCTTGAAACGCAGCAGCAGATTGATGCGCTAAATAAAAAGCTGAAGGAAGGGGAAAAAGAGAAAAAGAAGCCCCTGAAGGCGGTAAAAAAAGAAATAAAAAAGCCGCTCAGGATACAGGAGATACAGGCAGAAACAATAAAAATGGAAGAGCCGAGGCTACTTAAAATAATTAAGGATATTCTTAAATCTCCCCATGGAATTGATATTGACAAGGCTGGAAATATCTATGTTGCGGATGTTCTTAATAAGAAAGTGATAGTCTTTGATAAAGATGGCGGTGGGCCCGTAAAGAATATTGGAGAAAGGAAATTAGACATGCCGTGGGGTGTATGTGTCTCAGGAGAGATTTTGTATGTAACAGACGTTGCTGCGCATGATGTAAAGGTTTTTGATACCAAAGGAAGTTATTTGTTTTCCTTTGGAAACAAGGGAAGCGGGCAGGGTGATTTTATAAGGCCGTATGATATAGCTTCGGACAATAATGGGAATCTTTATGTTGTGGATAGCGGAAATAGCAGGATAGTAGTTCTGGACAAAAAGGGGAATTATAGATATCAGTTTGGAAGTAAAGGACAAAGGGATGGATATTTTAGTTTTCCTACTGCTATTGAGATAGATGAAGAAGGGAATCTATACGTAGTAGATACACTTAACTCCAGAATACAGATTTTCTCTTCAGACGGGA
The sequence above is drawn from the bacterium genome and encodes:
- a CDS encoding NHL repeat-containing protein, producing MKKKILFLVSVFVCAAFLSPMCSDTACGDEQESRDLKEQIELLKKKLETQQQIDALNKKLKEGEKEKKKPLKAVKKEIKKPLRIQEIQAETIKMEEPRLLKIIKDILKSPHGIDIDKAGNIYVADVLNKKVIVFDKDGGGPVKNIGERKLDMPWGVCVSGEILYVTDVAAHDVKVFDTKGSYLFSFGNKGSGQGDFIRPYDIASDNNGNLYVVDSGNSRIVVLDKKGNYRYQFGSKGQRDGYFSFPTAIEIDEEGNLYVVDTLNSRIQIFSSDGTFLSKFGVVGSEASDFISPKGVAVGDLIYVSDSDNSAVKVFDKSQKFVGIIDRISKRDFLSSPTYIKKSGSRLYVVDTDKVYMLEVLFSRYVERAVIKEGISAGAAVENEKTGSDGTTPPVTDADREIDPSLAP